A section of the Myxocyprinus asiaticus isolate MX2 ecotype Aquarium Trade chromosome 22, UBuf_Myxa_2, whole genome shotgun sequence genome encodes:
- the LOC127413055 gene encoding piggyBac transposable element-derived protein 4-like → MPAFTNNNMTKGQVEYQENGTQLAVKWCDKRDVHVLTTVHASVMAVSQKVDYTTGQKKKKPLCILEYDKKMGAMDKADMMKCFIKCARKTTKWYKKIFFYMLETAIFNSFIVHHQLSGKVMTPLEFRMNLMRALLEENSTPRIPPRGVRPALDSPLRLTARHFLSDIPQTELQGRRTRRACKVCISGKRRTKKRRSTRYMCVACNIALCATPCFEEYHTLKNY, encoded by the exons ATGCCAGCTTTCACCAACAACAACATGACCAAGGGCCAAGTGGAATACCAAGAGAATGGAACACAGTTGGCGGTAAAATGGTGCGACAAAAGAGATGTTCACGTCCTGACCACTGTCCATGCATCTGTCATGGCAGTTTCACAGAAGGTTGATTACACCACCGGGCAGAAAAAGAAGAAGCCACTCTGCATCCTAGAATACGATAAAAAAATGGGGGCCATGGACAAAGCAGACATGATGAAATGTTTTATAAAGTGTGCCAGGAAGACCACCAAGTGGTATAAGAAGATCTTCTTCTACATGCTTGAAACTGCCATATTCAACAGTTTCATTGTCCACCACCAACTTTCTG GCAAAGTCATGACTCCTCTAGAGTTCCGGATGAACCTGATGAGAGCGCTGCTGGAGGAGAACAGTACACCTCGGATTCCACCCAGGGGGGTACGTCCTGCCTTGGACAGTCCCTTGCGTCTGACAGCCAGGCACTTCCTCTCTGACATCCCTCAGACTGAATTACAGGGCAGGAGAACCAGACGTGCCTGCAAGGTCTGCATTTCCGGCAAGCGCAGGACAAAGAAGAGGCGTAGCACTAGATATATGTGTGTGGCATGCAACATTGCCTTGTGTGCTACTCCTTGTTTTGAAGAGTACCACACACTGAAAAATTATTGA